In a single window of the Paenibacillus sp. MMS20-IR301 genome:
- a CDS encoding TerD family protein — MAGINLVKGQKIDLTKGNAGLSNVIVGLGWDPAEPARGFFGIKKQANIDCDASALLLSENGKLTNKLNLVCFHNKQNANNSVVHSGDNLTGEGEGDDEQIMVNLKSIPADVHKVLVVVNIYDAVNRKQDFGMIKSAYIRIINASGNSELVKFNLTDNYTGFTALICGELYRHGTEWKFAAIGEGAHAAHINQLAERYI, encoded by the coding sequence TTGGCTGGAATTAATCTGGTAAAAGGTCAGAAGATCGATTTAACCAAAGGAAATGCCGGACTGTCTAACGTAATTGTAGGACTGGGCTGGGACCCGGCTGAACCGGCAAGAGGCTTCTTTGGGATCAAGAAACAGGCGAATATCGACTGTGATGCCTCAGCGCTGCTGCTGAGCGAGAATGGCAAGCTGACCAATAAGCTGAATCTTGTCTGCTTCCACAACAAACAGAATGCGAACAACTCCGTAGTTCACTCGGGAGATAACCTGACAGGCGAAGGAGAAGGGGACGACGAGCAGATCATGGTAAATCTGAAGTCGATTCCTGCCGATGTCCATAAAGTGCTGGTTGTAGTCAACATTTATGATGCGGTGAACCGCAAGCAGGATTTCGGGATGATTAAATCGGCGTATATCCGGATTATCAATGCTTCCGGAAACAGTGAACTGGTTAAGTTCAATCTGACAGACAATTACACAGGCTTCACGGCACTGATCTGCGGCGAGCTGTACCGCCACGGTACAGAATGGAAATTTGCAGCCATCGGTGAAGGCGCTCACGCGGCACATATTAATCAGCTGGCAGAACGGTACATCTAA
- a CDS encoding basic amino acid ABC transporter substrate-binding protein — MGIRKKWVMSGIVAFLVLAIAGCGSDNNAGSGEASGEVIKFASDASYAPMEYMDTDTIKGFDIDFIKAVMKEAGIDYTVTNTGWDTMLTSVQQGTEYQAGISSVSITDERKETYDYSIPYFESTNMIMVKEGSDIKSALDLKDKKVAVQAATTADDLMSGIMGIDNGNLKRFDSNAVALMELNGGGADAVVADIAIVNEYIKNNPNEKLTGIIDKENFGSEYYGILYPKGSEWKAKLDPAIKTIIENGEYAKIYKEWFGEEPDTQVLLNAE, encoded by the coding sequence ATGGGAATCAGAAAAAAATGGGTGATGTCAGGTATAGTAGCATTTTTAGTGCTGGCAATAGCCGGCTGCGGTTCGGATAATAACGCTGGAAGCGGCGAAGCATCGGGAGAAGTGATCAAGTTCGCCAGCGATGCGAGCTATGCGCCTATGGAGTATATGGATACGGATACCATCAAGGGCTTTGATATTGATTTCATCAAGGCGGTTATGAAGGAAGCAGGTATTGATTACACTGTGACGAACACAGGCTGGGATACGATGCTGACCAGTGTGCAGCAGGGGACGGAGTACCAGGCCGGCATCTCTTCGGTATCCATTACAGATGAACGCAAGGAAACTTATGACTATTCCATCCCTTATTTCGAATCCACCAACATGATTATGGTTAAGGAAGGCAGCGATATTAAGTCTGCTCTGGATTTGAAGGATAAGAAGGTTGCCGTTCAGGCAGCAACTACTGCGGATGATCTGATGAGCGGCATTATGGGAATCGACAACGGCAATCTGAAGCGGTTCGACAGCAATGCGGTAGCGCTGATGGAGCTGAACGGCGGCGGTGCGGATGCGGTGGTTGCGGATATCGCAATTGTGAATGAATATATCAAGAACAATCCGAATGAGAAGCTGACGGGTATTATCGACAAGGAGAATTTCGGTTCCGAGTATTACGGCATCCTCTACCCTAAGGGCAGCGAGTGGAAGGCTAAGCTTGATCCGGCGATCAAGACCATCATTGAGAACGGCGAATATGCCAAAATCTATAAGGAATGGTTCGGCGAGGAGCCGGACACACAGGTACTGCTGAACGCAGAGTAA
- the aguB gene encoding N-carbamoylputrescine amidase, whose amino-acid sequence MRLVKVAATQMSCSGDIDENIRKAEMLVREAAAQGAQIILLQELFETPYFCQKEKSDYYAYATELEQNKAVNHFKAIAKELEVVLPISFYEKKNYARYNSLAVIDADGTVLGKYRKSHIPDGPGYEEKFYFNPGDTGFKVWNTRYAKIGVGICWDQWYPEAARVMSLMGAEILFYPTAIGSEPQDGSIDSKDHWQTCMLGHAAANLIPVVASNRIGEELDEDSSINFYGSSFIAGPQGNKVAEAGRDEQTVLVSEFDLDALEVGRIEWGIFRDRRPELYRLIASYDGDLTF is encoded by the coding sequence TTGAGATTAGTAAAAGTAGCCGCAACACAGATGAGCTGTTCCGGCGATATAGATGAGAATATCCGCAAGGCGGAGATGCTGGTAAGAGAGGCAGCAGCCCAAGGCGCGCAGATTATTCTGCTGCAGGAGCTGTTTGAGACACCTTATTTCTGCCAGAAGGAGAAGTCCGATTATTACGCCTATGCCACAGAGCTTGAGCAGAATAAGGCGGTGAACCATTTCAAGGCTATTGCGAAGGAACTGGAAGTCGTGCTGCCGATCAGCTTTTATGAGAAGAAGAATTATGCGCGTTACAACTCGCTGGCGGTAATTGATGCTGACGGAACAGTGCTCGGTAAGTACCGCAAGAGCCACATTCCGGACGGCCCTGGCTATGAAGAGAAATTCTACTTCAATCCGGGGGATACCGGCTTCAAGGTGTGGAATACCCGTTATGCCAAAATCGGCGTCGGCATCTGCTGGGATCAGTGGTATCCGGAAGCCGCGCGGGTAATGAGCCTGATGGGCGCTGAAATTCTGTTCTATCCGACTGCCATCGGTTCAGAGCCGCAGGACGGATCGATCGACTCCAAGGATCACTGGCAGACCTGCATGCTGGGGCATGCGGCCGCTAACCTGATTCCTGTCGTGGCTTCCAACCGGATTGGCGAGGAGCTGGATGAGGATTCCAGCATTAACTTCTACGGCTCTTCGTTCATTGCCGGCCCGCAGGGCAACAAAGTTGCCGAAGCGGGGCGTGATGAGCAGACTGTGCTGGTCAGCGAATTCGATCTCGATGCCCTTGAGGTGGGACGGATCGAGTGGGGAATCTTCCGCGACCGCCGTCCGGAGCTGTACCGGCTGATTGCTTCATATGACGGGGATCTGACGTTCTGA
- a CDS encoding glutamate synthase subunit beta, producing MGKATGFLEYQRRTPAECEPLERIKNWNEFSVPLEEEQLREQAARCMDCGTPFCHVGRMLSGMASGCPLHNLIPEWNDMVYRDNWQVALKRLHKTNNFPEFTGRVCPSPCEGACTVGKNGNPVTIKSIEKAIVDRGFAEGWIVPEPPLTRTGKKVAVVGSGPAGLACAAQLNKAGHSVTVYERADRIGGLLTYGIPNMKLDKKKVQRRVDLLAAEGITFVTGTEIGRDIPAQQLKDEHDAVVLCGGSTQARDLPLEGRGLQGIHQAMEFLTMNTKSLLDSGLADGEYLSAAGKDVVVIGGGDTGTDCVATSIRHGCRSVIQLEIMPQSPLTRQPGNPWPEWPKVLKVDYGQQEAASLYEADPRRYLVNTKRFIGDAEGHVQELHTVRIEWKRTEDGRMIPVEVPGSEEIIKAQLVLLALGFTGAEEAVPGQLGVERDERSNVKAEFGAQATNVEGVFAAGDMRRGQSLVVWAIHEGRQAAREVDRFLMGSSNLP from the coding sequence ATGGGTAAAGCAACCGGATTTTTGGAATATCAGCGGCGGACGCCTGCGGAATGCGAGCCGCTTGAACGGATTAAGAACTGGAATGAATTTTCGGTGCCGCTGGAGGAGGAGCAGCTGCGTGAGCAGGCTGCCCGCTGTATGGATTGCGGAACACCGTTCTGCCATGTAGGACGTATGTTATCCGGGATGGCCAGCGGCTGCCCGCTGCACAATCTGATTCCGGAATGGAATGACATGGTCTACCGCGATAACTGGCAGGTTGCGCTGAAGCGCCTGCACAAAACCAATAACTTCCCTGAATTCACAGGGCGTGTCTGTCCTTCCCCGTGTGAAGGGGCTTGTACTGTAGGGAAGAACGGAAACCCGGTTACCATTAAATCAATTGAGAAGGCAATTGTCGATAGAGGGTTCGCGGAAGGCTGGATTGTTCCTGAGCCGCCGCTCACCCGCACTGGTAAAAAAGTTGCAGTCGTAGGCTCCGGTCCGGCCGGGCTTGCCTGTGCTGCACAGCTTAATAAAGCCGGACACAGTGTAACCGTCTATGAGCGGGCCGACCGGATCGGCGGCCTGCTTACCTACGGTATTCCCAATATGAAGCTGGATAAGAAGAAGGTGCAGCGCCGGGTCGATCTGCTGGCTGCTGAAGGCATTACCTTCGTAACCGGAACCGAAATCGGCCGGGATATCCCGGCGCAGCAGCTGAAGGATGAGCATGATGCAGTAGTGCTCTGCGGCGGCTCAACCCAAGCCCGCGACCTTCCGCTGGAAGGCCGCGGACTGCAGGGTATTCATCAGGCGATGGAGTTCCTGACCATGAATACGAAGAGCCTGCTGGATTCCGGGCTTGCTGACGGGGAATATCTGTCCGCTGCAGGCAAGGATGTTGTGGTTATCGGCGGCGGCGATACCGGTACAGACTGTGTGGCCACCTCGATCCGCCACGGCTGCCGCAGCGTGATCCAGCTGGAGATTATGCCGCAGTCGCCGCTCACCCGGCAGCCGGGCAACCCTTGGCCGGAATGGCCGAAGGTGTTGAAGGTAGACTACGGGCAGCAGGAGGCGGCTTCTCTATATGAAGCAGATCCGCGCCGCTATCTGGTTAATACCAAACGCTTCATCGGCGATGCTGAGGGGCATGTGCAGGAGCTGCACACGGTACGTATCGAATGGAAGCGGACCGAAGACGGACGGATGATTCCTGTGGAAGTGCCGGGCAGCGAAGAGATTATTAAGGCGCAGCTTGTGCTGCTCGCCCTTGGCTTCACCGGAGCGGAAGAAGCGGTGCCGGGACAACTCGGTGTAGAGCGTGACGAGCGCTCGAACGTGAAGGCTGAGTTCGGTGCGCAGGCGACGAATGTGGAAGGTGTCTTCGCCGCAGGCGACATGCGCCGCGGACAGAGCCTTGTGGTCTGGGCGATTCACGAAGGCCGTCAGGCCGCCCGTGAGGTGGACCGCTTCCTGATGGGCTCGTCTAATCTGCCTTAA
- a CDS encoding TerD family protein — translation MTISLSKGQRIDLTKTNPGLTKVVVGLGWDTNKYSGGKDFDLDASAFLLHEDGKAKGEDDFVFYNNPSGGKGSVTHTGDNRTGEGDGDDEQIIVDFSLVPANIQRIGITVTIYDYEARVQNFGQVSNAFVRVVDAASDREVLRFDLGEDFSTETAVVFCEFYRHGADWKFQAIGSGFAGGLSALCKNYGLDAQ, via the coding sequence GTGACAATCAGTCTTTCCAAAGGGCAGCGGATTGATCTTACCAAGACCAATCCGGGCCTGACGAAGGTAGTAGTAGGACTTGGCTGGGATACAAACAAGTATAGCGGCGGCAAGGATTTCGACCTCGATGCTTCAGCATTTCTGCTGCATGAGGACGGCAAGGCTAAAGGCGAAGATGACTTTGTATTCTATAACAACCCAAGCGGCGGCAAAGGCTCCGTAACCCATACAGGCGATAACCGTACGGGTGAAGGGGACGGGGACGATGAGCAGATCATCGTAGATTTCAGCCTGGTGCCGGCCAATATCCAGCGCATCGGGATTACAGTAACCATCTATGATTATGAAGCTCGGGTTCAGAATTTCGGACAGGTATCCAATGCGTTTGTTCGGGTTGTTGATGCAGCCAGTGACCGCGAAGTTCTGCGGTTTGACCTGGGTGAGGATTTCTCCACCGAGACAGCCGTTGTCTTCTGTGAATTCTACCGCCACGGGGCGGATTGGAAATTCCAGGCGATCGGCAGCGGATTTGCCGGCGGGCTAAGCGCTCTTTGCAAGAATTACGGACTGGATGCACAATAA
- a CDS encoding agmatine deiminase family protein, whose amino-acid sequence MNPQDLHYTMPAEWARHERTFISWPVQESMVHPDNHESVSAGYAEIIQAIAEFEPVSVVVNPDDMDTVEKLNLGANVTLLPILHNDAWLRDNGPTFVVGEDGSLAGVNWKFNAWGGKYSPWDLDDAVAPQILELHRTARMDAPLVMEGGSIHSDGEGTLLTTEECLLNPNRNPELSREEIAGYVQQYTGTESVIWLKRGLSGDETDGHVDNIACFAAPGKVIIQVCEDPQDENYAITWENLSILEQAVDAKGRRLEIIKIQQPPRVDAEDSRLTLSYLNFYFVNGGIILPVFGGTAAETDKLAEETLAGLFPDRRIRTVNGMAVIGEGGNVHCTTQQMPAVK is encoded by the coding sequence ATGAATCCACAAGATTTACACTATACAATGCCGGCGGAATGGGCCCGGCATGAACGGACCTTCATATCCTGGCCAGTGCAGGAATCGATGGTCCACCCGGACAATCATGAATCTGTAAGTGCCGGATATGCCGAGATTATTCAGGCGATTGCCGAATTCGAGCCGGTGAGCGTGGTAGTTAATCCCGATGACATGGACACGGTAGAGAAGCTGAATCTGGGGGCTAATGTAACGCTGCTGCCTATCTTGCATAACGATGCCTGGCTGCGCGATAACGGGCCAACCTTCGTTGTTGGCGAAGACGGCAGCCTGGCCGGCGTGAACTGGAAATTTAATGCCTGGGGCGGTAAATATTCGCCTTGGGATCTGGATGATGCGGTCGCCCCGCAAATTCTGGAGCTGCACAGAACCGCCAGAATGGATGCACCGCTTGTCATGGAAGGCGGCTCTATCCATAGCGACGGGGAAGGTACGCTGCTGACCACGGAAGAGTGCCTGCTGAATCCGAACCGTAATCCGGAGCTGAGCCGGGAAGAGATTGCCGGCTATGTGCAGCAATATACCGGCACTGAGTCCGTGATCTGGCTGAAGCGCGGCCTAAGCGGGGACGAAACTGACGGTCATGTCGACAATATCGCCTGCTTTGCTGCCCCGGGCAAGGTAATTATCCAGGTCTGCGAGGACCCGCAGGATGAGAACTATGCCATTACCTGGGAGAACCTCTCTATCCTTGAGCAGGCGGTGGATGCCAAGGGCCGGCGGCTTGAGATTATCAAGATTCAGCAGCCGCCCCGTGTGGATGCTGAAGACAGCCGGCTGACTCTGAGTTACCTGAACTTCTATTTCGTGAACGGCGGCATCATCCTGCCGGTATTCGGCGGAACAGCGGCTGAGACGGACAAGCTGGCGGAAGAGACGCTCGCCGGGCTGTTCCCGGACCGCAGAATCCGCACGGTGAACGGAATGGCCGTGATTGGTGAAGGCGGGAATGTGCACTGCACGACCCAGCAGATGCCTGCAGTGAAGTAA
- a CDS encoding amino acid ABC transporter ATP-binding protein, giving the protein MISVKHLHKSFGAHKVLTDINVDIHSQEVVVVIGPSGSGKSTFLRCLNLLEQPQEGDILIEGTSLMAKSTRINDIRTEVGMVFQQFNLFPHKKVIENIMLAPVQVRKWPVDKARQKALELLQKVGLSEKAEMYPASLSGGQAQRVAIARALAMEPKIMLFDEPTSALDPEMVGEVLAVMKDLAREGMTMVVVTHEMGFAREVGDRVLFMEQGVVVEQGEPEQLFGNPSHERTQEFLSKVL; this is encoded by the coding sequence ATTATCTCAGTCAAACATCTGCATAAATCGTTCGGTGCCCATAAGGTGCTGACCGATATTAACGTGGATATCCACAGCCAGGAGGTCGTGGTGGTCATCGGACCTTCCGGTTCGGGCAAATCGACCTTTCTGCGCTGCCTCAATCTGCTGGAGCAGCCGCAGGAGGGCGACATTCTTATTGAAGGCACTTCCTTGATGGCGAAGAGCACAAGGATTAATGATATCCGCACTGAAGTGGGCATGGTGTTCCAGCAGTTCAATCTGTTCCCGCATAAAAAAGTGATTGAGAACATCATGCTGGCCCCGGTCCAGGTCCGCAAATGGCCAGTCGACAAAGCCCGCCAAAAAGCGCTGGAACTGCTGCAGAAGGTGGGGCTCAGCGAGAAGGCCGAGATGTACCCGGCATCGCTGTCCGGCGGTCAGGCCCAGCGTGTGGCGATTGCCCGGGCGCTGGCGATGGAGCCGAAGATTATGCTCTTCGATGAGCCGACCTCTGCGCTGGACCCCGAGATGGTGGGTGAGGTGCTGGCAGTTATGAAGGATTTGGCCCGCGAAGGCATGACGATGGTTGTGGTTACGCATGAGATGGGCTTCGCCCGTGAAGTAGGGGACCGTGTTCTCTTTATGGAGCAGGGAGTGGTGGTCGAGCAGGGCGAGCCTGAGCAGCTGTTCGGAAATCCGTCACATGAACGCACACAGGAGTTCCTGTCGAAGGTGCTGTGA
- a CDS encoding TerC family protein, with the protein MDWFSDFFRSIGENYGHFFSWSDVVGTLSDPVSWGIIGSLILLEGLLSADNALVLAVMVKHLPKEQQRKALFYGIIGAYLFRFLAIGLGTYLVKFTLVKVLGALYLFYIAYKGLFKGGGEDGEVKNKGASFWKTVLMVELMDVAFSIDSVVAAFGLSEEVWVLFLGGILGVLMMRGVAQVFLKLIAKYPELEQTAFLLIALIAGKMLAGAFGFELPHVVFFAILIAVFVGTIIYSSSKRKKEANRRA; encoded by the coding sequence ATGGACTGGTTCAGTGATTTTTTTAGAAGCATCGGCGAGAATTATGGGCATTTCTTCTCATGGAGTGACGTTGTAGGAACGCTCTCCGATCCTGTCAGCTGGGGGATTATCGGGAGCCTGATTCTGCTGGAGGGCCTGCTCTCTGCAGATAATGCGCTGGTGCTGGCAGTTATGGTTAAGCACTTGCCGAAGGAGCAGCAGCGCAAAGCGTTGTTCTATGGTATCATCGGGGCTTACTTATTCAGATTCCTGGCGATCGGTCTGGGTACTTATCTGGTCAAATTCACACTCGTTAAGGTTCTTGGTGCGCTGTACCTCTTCTATATTGCTTACAAAGGATTATTCAAGGGCGGCGGAGAAGACGGCGAGGTTAAGAACAAAGGCGCTTCTTTCTGGAAGACCGTACTAATGGTTGAACTAATGGACGTAGCGTTCAGTATTGACAGTGTGGTGGCTGCCTTCGGTCTGAGTGAAGAGGTATGGGTACTCTTCCTGGGCGGTATCCTCGGCGTATTGATGATGCGTGGTGTGGCACAGGTATTCCTCAAGCTGATTGCGAAATATCCTGAACTGGAACAGACGGCATTCCTGCTCATTGCACTGATTGCCGGTAAAATGCTTGCCGGGGCATTCGGCTTCGAATTGCCGCATGTGGTGTTCTTCGCAATTCTGATTGCGGTATTTGTAGGGACCATTATTTACAGCTCCAGTAAACGCAAGAAAGAGGCAAACCGCAGAGCCTGA
- a CDS encoding amino acid ABC transporter permease: protein MDFRFDIIVHYLPVLLKGTLFTIGVSLVSILCGSILGLVIGFGKMAPRWYFRWPFHAYINIFRGTPLYVQILIVHFGLIPLFYGKTYALMSAFVALSLNSAAYSAEIFRAGIQSIDPGQREAALSLGMTRWQAMRFIILPQAIKRMVPAFGNEFIVLVKDSSLLALIAAPEIMYWSNTMKGQYLRIWEPYLTAALIYFILTYSLSKLLNYIERKV from the coding sequence ATGGATTTCAGATTTGACATCATTGTTCATTATTTGCCGGTTTTGCTTAAGGGAACGCTGTTTACTATAGGTGTATCACTTGTTTCCATTCTATGCGGCTCCATTCTGGGCCTGGTTATCGGTTTCGGTAAAATGGCGCCCAGATGGTATTTCCGCTGGCCGTTTCATGCGTATATCAACATCTTCCGCGGAACACCGCTATATGTGCAGATTCTGATTGTTCATTTCGGCCTGATTCCTTTGTTCTATGGAAAAACCTATGCGCTGATGAGCGCATTCGTAGCATTATCACTCAATTCCGCAGCCTATTCCGCTGAGATCTTCCGCGCCGGAATCCAGTCCATTGACCCGGGACAGCGGGAGGCTGCCTTATCGCTCGGTATGACCAGATGGCAGGCCATGCGGTTTATTATTCTGCCCCAGGCAATTAAACGGATGGTTCCGGCGTTCGGGAATGAATTCATCGTCCTTGTTAAGGATTCCTCGCTGCTGGCGCTGATTGCCGCCCCCGAAATTATGTATTGGAGCAACACGATGAAGGGGCAGTATCTGCGGATCTGGGAGCCTTATCTGACCGCTGCACTGATCTATTTTATCCTGACCTATTCCCTGAGCAAGCTGCTTAATTATATTGAACGGAAGGTGTAA
- a CDS encoding TerD family protein, with protein sequence MAINLSKGQKIDLTKTNPGLSKITVGLGWDTNKYDGGKDFDLDVSVFLTNASGKVDKESNFIFFNNKQNENASVVHTGDNRTGEGDGDDEQVQVDLLNIPADVDKIAFTITIYEAESRSQNFGQVSRSYVRIVNDANNEELIRFDLGEDFSVETGVVVGELYRNGAEWKFNAIGSGYKDGLSGLTRDYGLQ encoded by the coding sequence ATGGCTATTAACTTATCCAAAGGGCAAAAAATCGATTTGACCAAAACTAATCCGGGCTTGTCCAAAATCACTGTCGGCCTCGGATGGGATACGAATAAATATGACGGCGGCAAGGATTTCGACCTTGACGTGTCTGTATTCTTGACTAATGCCAGCGGCAAGGTGGATAAAGAATCGAACTTCATCTTCTTCAACAATAAGCAGAATGAGAATGCTTCAGTTGTTCACACCGGCGATAACCGTACAGGTGAAGGTGACGGGGACGATGAGCAGGTTCAGGTAGATCTGCTGAACATTCCGGCAGATGTGGACAAGATTGCCTTTACCATTACAATCTATGAAGCTGAATCCAGAAGCCAGAACTTTGGACAAGTCTCCCGCTCATACGTGCGTATCGTAAATGATGCAAACAACGAGGAACTCATCCGCTTTGACCTCGGTGAAGATTTCTCCGTTGAAACAGGCGTAGTGGTCGGCGAATTGTACCGTAATGGTGCAGAATGGAAGTTCAATGCCATCGGCAGCGGCTACAAGGACGGCCTTTCCGGTCTGACACGCGATTACGGCCTGCAATAA
- a CDS encoding tellurite resistance TerB family protein produces MSTFKNWLNTTKNGLTDQVKKFKNKDFMNAVVAGCALVAAADGKIEDSEKNKMAGYMNLSNELKVFDMRDVINQFNFYVNNFEFSPEIGKQEALKAIAKFSGKPEVGRVIVGVCSAIGAADGDFDEHEKTVVRNICSVLGLSPSEFSL; encoded by the coding sequence ATGAGCACATTCAAAAATTGGCTGAATACGACAAAAAACGGACTGACGGATCAGGTTAAGAAATTCAAAAATAAAGACTTTATGAACGCGGTAGTTGCAGGCTGTGCGCTTGTGGCTGCTGCTGACGGCAAGATTGAGGATTCAGAGAAGAACAAAATGGCCGGATATATGAACCTGAGCAATGAGCTGAAGGTGTTTGACATGAGAGATGTCATCAACCAGTTCAATTTCTATGTGAACAACTTCGAATTCTCTCCGGAGATCGGTAAGCAGGAAGCGCTCAAAGCCATTGCTAAATTCAGCGGCAAGCCGGAGGTCGGCCGTGTAATTGTAGGCGTATGCTCCGCGATTGGTGCGGCTGACGGTGACTTCGATGAGCATGAGAAAACGGTTGTGCGGAATATCTGCAGCGTGCTCGGACTGAGCCCAAGCGAATTCAGCCTGTAG
- a CDS encoding TerD family protein, translating to MSTEVIKGQKADLTKGNPGVRSIIVDVRWKAPSSMDIDASAFLLGAEGKVKSDDDLIFYNNPSTPYFRYKDVPGAASGGQKQFEVQLDKIPAHIAKIAFSLTLYDGENRKQMFGQMSDAECRILDQATGAELLRCNLGNHFSVETAVVVGELYRYGGEWKFSAIVAGFSGGLKALCGNYGIEVEDEPAPPPPPEPVKPPAPPQRPPLQVPPPPKPAEPSAPPLNLNLKKIELKKQGDSINLKKSASGLGELVINLNWNQKQGGLFSRNKGGVDLDLACLYELKDGSKGVVQALGNLFGSLQQEPYVMLDGDDRTGSVTSGENLRINGSKVARIERILVFAFIYKGVTNWSEADGVVTVKQDGGPDIVVNLDEHNNRKGLCAIAMITNVGNETFSIERLVQYFSGHRELDEAYGWGLRWVAGSK from the coding sequence ATGAGTACAGAAGTGATTAAGGGGCAGAAGGCAGATCTGACCAAAGGAAATCCGGGAGTCCGCAGCATCATTGTGGATGTCAGGTGGAAAGCACCGTCCTCCATGGATATTGATGCTTCGGCATTTCTGCTTGGAGCAGAAGGCAAAGTGAAAAGTGACGACGATCTGATCTTTTATAATAATCCGTCTACGCCGTATTTCAGGTACAAGGATGTACCTGGGGCCGCTTCGGGCGGGCAGAAGCAGTTTGAGGTCCAGCTTGATAAGATTCCAGCTCATATAGCGAAAATTGCCTTTAGCCTTACCTTGTATGATGGTGAGAACCGCAAGCAGATGTTCGGACAAATGAGTGACGCAGAGTGCCGGATTCTGGATCAGGCTACGGGAGCGGAGCTTCTGCGGTGTAACCTGGGAAATCATTTCTCTGTGGAAACAGCTGTTGTGGTAGGAGAATTATATAGATATGGCGGTGAGTGGAAATTCAGTGCAATTGTCGCTGGCTTCTCAGGCGGACTCAAAGCACTGTGCGGCAATTATGGCATTGAGGTGGAGGACGAGCCGGCACCGCCGCCTCCGCCGGAGCCGGTGAAGCCCCCGGCGCCGCCGCAGCGTCCGCCGCTTCAGGTGCCTCCGCCGCCAAAGCCGGCTGAACCGTCAGCACCGCCGCTGAACCTCAATCTGAAGAAGATTGAGCTGAAGAAGCAGGGGGATTCCATCAACCTGAAGAAATCTGCTTCCGGTCTTGGAGAGCTGGTGATTAACCTCAACTGGAATCAGAAGCAGGGCGGGCTGTTCAGCCGCAATAAGGGCGGCGTGGATCTGGATCTTGCCTGCCTGTATGAATTGAAGGACGGCAGCAAGGGGGTTGTGCAGGCACTCGGCAATTTGTTCGGCAGCCTGCAGCAGGAGCCTTATGTCATGCTCGATGGAGATGACCGGACAGGCTCCGTAACATCCGGCGAGAATTTGCGTATAAACGGAAGTAAGGTTGCACGGATTGAACGGATTCTGGTTTTTGCTTTTATTTATAAGGGAGTTACCAATTGGTCTGAGGCGGACGGGGTAGTTACCGTGAAGCAGGATGGAGGACCGGATATTGTTGTTAATCTGGACGAGCACAACAACCGTAAAGGCTTATGCGCTATCGCGATGATCACGAATGTGGGTAATGAGACCTTCAGTATTGAACGTCTTGTACAATATTTCAGCGGTCACAGGGAGCTGGATGAGGCTTACGGCTGGGGGCTGCGCTGGGTAGCAGGAAGCAAATAA
- the yfcE gene encoding phosphodiesterase produces MKLMFISDIHGSLHWLEQALAKAEEEQPHTLVILGDFLYHGPRNPLPEGYDPQGVADRLNAYGKSLVAVRGNCDAEVDQMLLQFPMMGDYVLILHEGRKIYATHGHGFSIDQLPALSPQDVFIQGHTHLPLADVKEGIFVLNPGSISLPKENNPNSYGILENGEFSIKDFAGNIIKQIRL; encoded by the coding sequence ATGAAACTGATGTTTATTTCCGATATCCACGGGTCGTTGCACTGGCTGGAGCAGGCCTTGGCGAAGGCGGAGGAAGAGCAGCCGCACACGCTGGTTATTCTCGGGGATTTCCTGTATCATGGCCCCCGGAATCCGCTGCCGGAAGGCTATGATCCGCAAGGGGTCGCCGACAGGCTGAATGCTTACGGCAAATCGCTTGTGGCTGTCAGAGGCAATTGCGATGCCGAGGTAGACCAGATGCTGCTGCAGTTCCCGATGATGGGTGACTATGTGCTGATTCTTCACGAAGGCCGGAAGATATATGCCACACATGGGCACGGATTCAGCATCGACCAGCTGCCGGCGCTGTCGCCGCAGGATGTGTTCATCCAGGGGCATACGCATCTGCCGTTAGCGGATGTGAAAGAGGGGATATTTGTCCTCAACCCCGGCTCGATCTCCCTGCCGAAAGAGAATAACCCGAACTCTTACGGAATTCTGGAGAACGGGGAATTCAGCATTAAGGACTTCGCCGGTAATATCATTAAACAGATCAGGCTATAA